DNA from Mesorhizobium sp. DCY119:
CCAGTAGTCGGAGGCGCGGTAGGTGAAGTGATGCAGCGTCGGCCGCCATGTCGGGTGGTTGGTGGCGTTGATGCGCACGGCGGCGGCAACGTTGGCAAACTTGCCGATGGCCGCGCACCAGACGCCGCAATCCTGCATGACGTAGGAATAGTCGCCGAGCGTCGTTTCGTGGATGCGCGAGCGGTCGGCGATCTCGGTGTAGCGGCCGAGCGTCGAGTTGCTGACTTCGGCGGTCGAGTGGACGCGCGGCTCTTCCGAAAGCTTGCCGCTCATGCTGCGATCTTTCCGGCTGCAAATTCGGTGACATCGATGATGCGGTCGGCGACCGCCTCGCGCACGTCCTGATCGTGGAAGATGCCGAGCAGGGCAACGCCCGCAGCTTTCTTCTGCGCGATCAGATCCACCACGACCTGGCGGTTGACGGCATCGAGCGAGGCCGTCGGCTCGTCAAGCAGCAGCACCGGATGCGCGGTGATGAAGCCGCGCGCGATGTTGACGCGCTGCTGCTCTCCGCCCGAGAAGGTGGCGGGCGGAAGCAGCCACAGCTTTTCCGGCAGGTTGAGGCGGGCAAGCAGTTCGCGCGCCTTGTCGCGGGCGCCATCCCTGTCCTCGCCGAGCATCACCAGAGGTTCGGCGACGACATCGAGTGCGGAGACGCGCGGCACCGTGCGCAGGAACTGGCTGACATAGCCGATCGTATCACGGCGGATCCGCAGCATCGTGCGCGGGCTGGCTGTGGCGAGATCGACGAGTTCGCCGCCATGGCTGACGATGATCTGGCCTTCATCGACGGC
Protein-coding regions in this window:
- the phnL gene encoding phosphonate C-P lyase system protein PhnL codes for the protein MPTPVVVSEVAKSFTMHLRDGIKLPVVANVSFSLKSGECAVLGGPSGAGKSSILKMLYGNYAVDEGQIIVSHGGELVDLATASPRTMLRIRRDTIGYVSQFLRTVPRVSALDVVAEPLVMLGEDRDGARDKARELLARLNLPEKLWLLPPATFSGGEQQRVNIARGFITAHPVLLLDEPTASLDAVNRQVVVDLIAQKKAAGVALLGIFHDQDVREAVADRIIDVTEFAAGKIAA